A single Ziziphus jujuba cultivar Dongzao chromosome 11, ASM3175591v1 DNA region contains:
- the LOC107433041 gene encoding uncharacterized protein LOC107433041 isoform X1 — translation MCTLSPPCFPPNRISKPPLNNVSLPIEFPFIPEKYPEAETEGMASMDKHHHHPFREHEHHHRDHTSSVTAVSFKSDRDDEPFTNEDLQAIDAALQSASKRPRPSSSHNHDDDDNHNYGPDPPTGGGSRRRLPSSILASQEPNPFSLSTCRANLRMRYPVMKFGGQITYSRTVAEVEAAAMELLKTVEAKNREVGEAIVGFDIEWRPTFKKVLEGSGKGSDPRFDITELPNRENGFSFYKFFFEVVFLVSRLFICLTSLACHTL, via the exons ATGTGCACATTGTCCCCCCCATGTTTCCCGCCCAATCGAATTTCAAAACCTCCCCTCAACAATGTTTCCCTCCCAATCGAATTTCCTTTCATTCCTGAGAAATACCCAGAGGCAGAGACGGAAGGAATGGCCTCAATGGACAAACACCACCACCACCCATTCCGAGAACACGAACACCACCACCGCGACCATACAAGCTCCGTCACCGCCGTCTCTTTCAAATCCGACCGGGACGACGAACCGTTCACCAACGAAGACCTCCAAGCCATTGACGCTGCTCTTCAATCAGCCTCCAAAAGGCCACGACCCTCCTCTTCTCACAACCACGACGACGACGACAACCATAATTACGGTCCAGATCCCCCAACCGGTGGTGGAAGCCGCCGAAGATTGCCCAGTTCCATTCTCGCTTCCCAGGAACCGAACCCATTCTCTCTTTCAACTTGCCGAG CCAATTTGAGGATGAGATATCCTGTGATGAAGTTTGGAGGTCAAATTACATATAGCAGAACTGTAGCTGAAGTGGAGGCAGCTGCAATGGAGCTCCTAAAGACTGTTGAAGCAAAGAATAGAGAAGTGGGTGAAGCTATAGTTGGATTTGACATTGAATGGAGACCTACATTCAAAAAAG TATTGGAAGGCAGTGGGAAGGGTAGTGATCCTCGATTTGATATTACAGAATTGCCAAACCGTGAGAATGGCTTTAGCTTTTACAAATTCTTTTTTGAAGTTGTATTTTTGGTATCCCGACTTTTCATATGTCTGACAAGTCTTGCATGCCATACCTTGTAG
- the LOC107433041 gene encoding 3'-5' exonuclease isoform X2 has protein sequence MCTLSPPCFPPNRISKPPLNNVSLPIEFPFIPEKYPEAETEGMASMDKHHHHPFREHEHHHRDHTSSVTAVSFKSDRDDEPFTNEDLQAIDAALQSASKRPRPSSSHNHDDDDNHNYGPDPPTGGGSRRRLPSSILASQEPNPFSLSTCRANLRMRYPVMKFGGQITYSRTVAEVEAAAMELLKTVEAKNREVGEAIVGFDIEWRPTFKKGCKKEMGHAVSCILQLI, from the exons ATGTGCACATTGTCCCCCCCATGTTTCCCGCCCAATCGAATTTCAAAACCTCCCCTCAACAATGTTTCCCTCCCAATCGAATTTCCTTTCATTCCTGAGAAATACCCAGAGGCAGAGACGGAAGGAATGGCCTCAATGGACAAACACCACCACCACCCATTCCGAGAACACGAACACCACCACCGCGACCATACAAGCTCCGTCACCGCCGTCTCTTTCAAATCCGACCGGGACGACGAACCGTTCACCAACGAAGACCTCCAAGCCATTGACGCTGCTCTTCAATCAGCCTCCAAAAGGCCACGACCCTCCTCTTCTCACAACCACGACGACGACGACAACCATAATTACGGTCCAGATCCCCCAACCGGTGGTGGAAGCCGCCGAAGATTGCCCAGTTCCATTCTCGCTTCCCAGGAACCGAACCCATTCTCTCTTTCAACTTGCCGAG CCAATTTGAGGATGAGATATCCTGTGATGAAGTTTGGAGGTCAAATTACATATAGCAGAACTGTAGCTGAAGTGGAGGCAGCTGCAATGGAGCTCCTAAAGACTGTTGAAGCAAAGAATAGAGAAGTGGGTGAAGCTATAGTTGGATTTGACATTGAATGGAGACCTACATTCAAAAAAG GATGTAAGAAAGAGATGGGACATGCAGTCTCGTGCATTTTACAACTTATTTAG
- the LOC107433030 gene encoding probable disease resistance protein At4g27220 gives MDGDKKECVKMHDIIRDVAISIAKTKEHGGFIVRCDNDLEEWLEMHSSEMEECTAISLVYKKIKKHPDSLVCPKLKLLSLSSRDRWAKLELSQNFFEGIKKIEVLAFQSVHIQSLPASWQILQNIRTLHLECCDLRDISRIGGLVMLEILSLIGSQIEELPKEIGNLQHLKVLDMTKCKWLNRIPPGVLSRLTTLEELKIFPFSSWSSLEGNEEKTSACLDEITPLLDRYLKVLNVWIPNVEFVPRNFPFKNLTRFLIAVGLPYIDENDYLFKKRLRLHGVSPDSIKQSGIHPIVKKCEVLELALVYDLKNLFPHFDEEEQDGFSWLRTLKVYCCKEMEYVVKFTSNNNRTDLHVPNIFPLLEELYLGGLDGLKGIFHYNSDDLQLPPTDHQFVRKERISIASSLPRGFPQLQRLTVSFCPSLEEIISVRNRKTDDPINTSTSDDMILFPKLTDLTLGCLPSLISLCRAIDDEGSTGPPKDADGVESSTDNMNTPTEILVPFRSYSNQQ, from the exons ATGGATGGTGACAAGAAAGAGTGCGTTAAAATGCATGATATTATTCGTGATGTGGCCATATCAATTGCAAAAACGAAGGAGCATGGCGGCTTTATAGTACGATGTGATAATGATTTGGAAGAGTGGCTAGAGATGCATTCAAGTGAAATGGAAGAGTGCACTGCAATCTCACTCGTATATAAGAAAATCAAGAAACATCCTGATAGTTTGGTGTGCCCCAAGCTCAAGCTTCTTAGTTTGTCTTCCAGAGATCGTTGGGCTAAATTAGAACTGAGTCAGAATTTTTTCGAAGGGATTAAAAAAATCGAGGTTTTAGCTTTTCAAAGTGTTCACATTCAATCACTTCCAGCATCATGGCAAATCCTACAAAACATCCGGACCTTGCATTTGGAGTGTTGTGATTTAAGAGATATTTCAAGAATTGGAGGATTAGTGATGCTAGAAATCCTCAGCTTGATTGGTTCTCAAATCGAAGAGTTGCCAAAGGAGATAGGAAATCTTCAACATCTAAAGGTGTTGGATATGACAAAATGCAAATGGCTTAATAGAATTCCACCTGGTGTACTCTCGAGATTAACCACATTGGAAGAGTTAAAGATTTTCCCCTTCAGTAGTTGGAGTTCTCTGGAAGGAAATGAAGAGAAAACCTCCGCATGTCTTGACGAGATAACTCCTCTGCTTGATCGATATTTGAAAGTTTTAAATGTTTGGATACCAAACGTGGAGTTTGTTCCAAGGAATTTTCCTTTCAAGAATTTGACAAGATTTTTAATTGCTGTGGGCCTACCATATATAGATGAAaacgattatttatttaaaaagcgTTTGCGGCTACACGGAGTTAGTCCTGATTCTATAAAACAGAGTGGGATTCATCCAATAGTCAAGAAATGTGAAGTTTTGGAATTAGCACTGGTGTATGATTTGAAGAATTTATTTCCCCATTTTGATGAGGAGGAGCAAGATGGTTTCTCGTGGTTGAGGACTCTTAAAGTATACTGCTGCAAGGAAATGGAGTACGTGGTGAAATTCACGTCAAATAATAATCGGACTGATCTTCATGTTCCAAACATATTCCCTCTTTTGGAGGAATTGTATTTGGGAGGTCTTGATGGATTGAAGGGAATATTCCATTATAATTCTGATGATTTACAACTTCCTCCTACTGATCATCAGTTTGTTAGAAAGGAGAGGATTTCCATAGCATCATCTCTTCCAAGAGGATTTCCACAGCTCCAAAGATTGACTGTATCATTCTGCCCATCATTAGAAGAAATCATTTCCGTGAGGAACCGCAAAACTGATGATCCTATTAATACATCTACATCCGATGATATGATTCTCTTCCCCAAATTAACTGACTTAACTCTGGGGTGCCTACCGAGTCTAATCAGTTTGTGCAGAGCCATAGATGATGAGGGAAGTACAGGGCCACCTAAG GATGCTGATGGAGTAGAAAGCAGCACCGATAATATGAATACTCCCACTGAAATACTTGTTCCCTTCAGAT CTTACTCCAATCAACAGTAA
- the LOC125419267 gene encoding disease resistance protein At4g27190-like: MRQLEIQKSSELKLRGGFQMLEKFLKEDATADKMCFHGWCPNLKLQHSLGRKAKKYAEGVLKLQQEGKFDRISYPAPPTGMHFSSSSMKDSNSRKKILNQVMEALRNEKVSVTAICGMGGIGKTTMAKKVAERSKDEKLFGEVVMVTVSQNPNVGRIQDTIADFLGLKFDQKSEEGRAKKLRQRILENIKNILVILDDLWDELNLEAVGIPDGCKILLTSRDKDVCERMKSQKIFAMEVLSDDEAWNLFEEVAGISNCTRDLHKVAKKVANECKGLPVAIVTVGRALENKSEKEWKDALRKLEKSMPDAQVFSRIKLSYDLLATKEEQSCFLLCCLFPKDYNIGIETLAIYGKGLRLFEGIDTMEEARNGVYTLV, encoded by the coding sequence ATGCGGCAATTAGAAATTCAGAAGTCATCGGAGCTGAAGTTAAGAGGTGGGTTTCAGATGTTGGAGAAGTTCTTGAAAGAAGATGCAACAGCAGACAAAATGTGCTTCCATGGATGGTGCCCAAACTTGAAGTTGCAACATTCTTTGGGTAGGAAAGCCAAGAAGTACGCAGAGGGTGTTCTGAAGCTCCAACAAGAAGGAAAGTTCGATAGAATATCCTACCCTGCACCTCCAACCGGAATGCACTTTTCTTCATCATCCATGAAAGACTCCAACTCGAGAAAGAAAATCTTAAATCAAGTTATGGAGGCTCTAAGAAATGAGAAGGTGAGCGTGACTGCGATATGCGGGATGGGCGGGATCGGGAAAACAACCATGGCCAAAAAAGTTGCTGAAAGATCAAAAGATGAGAAACTTTTCGGTGAGGTTGTTATGGTAACAGTGTCCCAAAATCCAAATGTTGGTCGAATCCAAGACACCATTGCAGATTTCTTAGGTTTGAAGTTTGATCAGAAGAGCGaggaaggaagagcaaaaaAATTGCGTCAGAGAATAttggaaaacataaaaaacatcCTTGTTATACTGGATGACTTGTGGGATGAACTTAATTTGGAGGCCGTAGGCATCCCCGATGGATGTAAAATTCTATTGACATCACGAGATAAAGATGTTTGCGAGAGAATGAAAAGTCAAAAGATTTTTGCCATGGAAGTCTTATCTGACGATGAAGCTTGGAATCTTTTCGAAGAGGTGGCAGGAATTTCCAATTGTACTCGTGATCTACACAAGGTAGCAAAAAAGGTTGCAAATGAATGCAAAGGCTTACCCGTTGCAATCGTCACTGTCGGAAGAGCTCTTGAaaacaaaagtgaaaaagaatggAAAGATGCACTTCGCAAACTTGAAAAATCAATGCCAGATGCACAAGTCTTTTCCCGTATCAAATTGAGTTATGACCTTTTAGCAACCAAAGAAGAGCAATCATGTTTTTTGTTATGTTGCTTATTTCCAAAAGACTACAATATTGGTATTGAAACTTTGGCTATATACGGGAAAGGACTAAGGTTGTTTGAAGGAATTGATACAATGGAAGAAGCAAGAAATGGAGTTTATACTCTggtttag
- the LOC107433041 gene encoding 3'-5' exonuclease isoform X3, protein MCTLSPPCFPPNRISKPPLNNVSLPIEFPFIPEKYPEAETEGMASMDKHHHHPFREHEHHHRDHTSSVTAVSFKSDRDDEPFTNEDLQAIDAALQSASKRPRPSSSHNHDDDDNHNYGPDPPTGGGSRRRLPSSILASQEPNPFSLSTCRANLRMRYPVMKFGGQITYSRTVAEVEAAAMELLKTVEAKNREVGEAIVGFDIEWRPTFKKGAW, encoded by the exons ATGTGCACATTGTCCCCCCCATGTTTCCCGCCCAATCGAATTTCAAAACCTCCCCTCAACAATGTTTCCCTCCCAATCGAATTTCCTTTCATTCCTGAGAAATACCCAGAGGCAGAGACGGAAGGAATGGCCTCAATGGACAAACACCACCACCACCCATTCCGAGAACACGAACACCACCACCGCGACCATACAAGCTCCGTCACCGCCGTCTCTTTCAAATCCGACCGGGACGACGAACCGTTCACCAACGAAGACCTCCAAGCCATTGACGCTGCTCTTCAATCAGCCTCCAAAAGGCCACGACCCTCCTCTTCTCACAACCACGACGACGACGACAACCATAATTACGGTCCAGATCCCCCAACCGGTGGTGGAAGCCGCCGAAGATTGCCCAGTTCCATTCTCGCTTCCCAGGAACCGAACCCATTCTCTCTTTCAACTTGCCGAG CCAATTTGAGGATGAGATATCCTGTGATGAAGTTTGGAGGTCAAATTACATATAGCAGAACTGTAGCTGAAGTGGAGGCAGCTGCAATGGAGCTCCTAAAGACTGTTGAAGCAAAGAATAGAGAAGTGGGTGAAGCTATAGTTGGATTTGACATTGAATGGAGACCTACATTCAAAAAAG GAGCATGGTGA